A single genomic interval of Spirosoma linguale DSM 74 harbors:
- a CDS encoding Mandelate racemase/muconate lactonizing protein (PFAM: Mandelate racemase/muconate lactonizing protein~KEGG: bph:Bphy_0433 galactonate dehydratase), whose product MKLPQSSYAASPGHFADYSKVKITKLETFLVKPRWIFLKIHTDVGVVGLGEPLLEGRALTIQTAIKEVEPYLIGKDPRHIVHHWQAIYRHAFYRGGPILTSALSGIDHALWDIKGKLLNVPVYELLGGPTRDRVRVYGRASSGEEIKKRKAEGYTVIKTGVFKKDPANIVENPRFIRNAINNFAELRQAGGDDMDIAIDFHGSIPPQTAKILIKELERYQPMFVEEPCQAQNVDTMVDIARGTHLPIAAGERIFTKWGFRELLEKKAVSIVQPDLCHAGGITEGRLIAGMAEAYYVPIAPHNPMGPISLAVGLQLAASVPNFLVQEQVSLGEGYIKNPFKLQKDGTVMIPQGPGLGVELDEAQLKDKIGHDWKNPESYNALDGSVVDW is encoded by the coding sequence ATGAAACTGCCGCAATCGTCGTATGCCGCCAGTCCGGGCCACTTTGCCGATTACAGTAAAGTAAAGATCACGAAGCTGGAAACCTTTCTGGTCAAGCCGCGCTGGATCTTCCTGAAAATTCATACCGATGTGGGCGTTGTGGGGCTGGGCGAGCCGTTGCTCGAAGGCCGGGCACTGACCATCCAAACGGCCATCAAGGAAGTGGAACCCTACCTTATCGGGAAAGACCCGCGCCACATTGTTCACCATTGGCAGGCCATTTACCGCCACGCGTTCTACCGGGGAGGCCCTATTCTGACCAGTGCCCTGAGCGGCATCGACCATGCGTTATGGGACATCAAAGGTAAGCTCTTGAATGTGCCGGTCTACGAACTCCTCGGCGGCCCCACCCGCGACCGGGTTCGCGTGTACGGACGCGCCAGTTCGGGCGAGGAGATCAAGAAACGGAAGGCCGAAGGGTATACCGTCATCAAAACGGGGGTCTTCAAAAAAGATCCGGCCAACATTGTCGAGAACCCCCGTTTCATCCGCAACGCGATCAACAACTTCGCCGAACTACGGCAAGCCGGTGGCGACGATATGGACATCGCCATCGACTTCCACGGTAGTATTCCGCCCCAAACGGCCAAGATTCTGATCAAGGAGCTGGAGCGTTATCAGCCCATGTTTGTGGAGGAGCCTTGCCAGGCGCAGAACGTCGATACGATGGTCGACATTGCGCGCGGCACTCACCTGCCCATTGCTGCCGGGGAGCGGATTTTCACCAAATGGGGCTTCCGCGAGCTGCTGGAAAAAAAGGCCGTCAGCATCGTCCAGCCCGACCTCTGCCACGCGGGCGGCATCACGGAAGGTCGTCTGATTGCGGGCATGGCCGAAGCATATTACGTGCCCATTGCCCCGCACAACCCGATGGGACCTATCTCGCTGGCCGTTGGTCTGCAACTGGCGGCCAGCGTTCCCAATTTTCTGGTTCAGGAGCAGGTCTCGCTGGGCGAAGGTTACATCAAGAATCCCTTTAAACTACAGAAAGACGGTACCGTCATGATTCCGCAGGGCCCCGGCCTGGGCGTCGAACTGGACGAAGCGCAACTAAAAGACAAGATCGGCCACGACTGGAAAAACCCGGAGTCGTATAATGCACTCGACGGCTCGGTAGTGGACTGGTAA
- a CDS encoding Mandelate racemase/muconate lactonizing protein (PFAM: Mandelate racemase/muconate lactonizing protein~KEGG: sea:SeAg_B1541 mandelate racemase/muconate lactonizing enzyme, C-domain protein), producing the protein MDQPDQNRRETLKMLGFGSSAGLLSLFGGISTAEAREQQGTPQYAKGLAPVKIKSVKAIATAPQGSNLIVVKVETTEPGLYGLGCATFTQRAAAVVVAINTYLNEFCVGKDVDNIEDMWQSAYVSSYWRNGPVLNNALSGLDQALWDIKGKRANMPVYQLLGGKVRFAIPCYTHAGGNTPEACADSVKKFMEQGFKYIRIQQGGYGGVGSTVDKPDFKAANFGYEGDAYMNVMGYLKSVPKMFNVVRKECGEEIELLHDVHERVQPMEAINMIKQVEEYRPFFIEDPFSPENMKWFAQLRQTTTVPIAMGELFNNINEFKEPMVNQWFDYIRIHVSQIGGITPAMKVARLGEWFNVRTAWHGPGDVSPVGHAAHAHIDLAVWNFGIQEAVQFSEKTQAVFSGCPTMNKGYMSVNEVPGLGVDINEKEAAKYPITTKSNWQVRKMDGTIIRP; encoded by the coding sequence ATGGATCAACCTGATCAAAATCGTCGCGAGACGTTGAAAATGCTTGGATTCGGCTCCTCGGCCGGTCTGTTAAGTTTGTTTGGCGGCATCTCCACCGCCGAAGCCCGCGAGCAGCAGGGCACACCCCAGTATGCCAAAGGACTGGCCCCCGTCAAGATCAAAAGCGTAAAGGCCATCGCCACCGCTCCCCAGGGCTCCAACCTGATCGTGGTGAAGGTCGAAACCACCGAACCGGGTCTGTACGGTCTCGGCTGCGCCACATTCACCCAGCGAGCAGCCGCTGTCGTTGTCGCCATTAACACTTACCTCAACGAGTTCTGCGTCGGTAAGGATGTCGATAACATCGAAGACATGTGGCAATCGGCTTATGTCAGCTCCTACTGGCGTAACGGGCCGGTGCTCAACAATGCGCTCTCCGGCCTCGATCAGGCGCTTTGGGACATCAAGGGCAAACGCGCCAATATGCCCGTTTACCAGTTGCTGGGTGGTAAGGTTCGCTTTGCCATTCCCTGCTACACCCATGCGGGCGGCAACACACCGGAAGCCTGCGCCGACAGCGTAAAAAAGTTCATGGAACAGGGCTTCAAATACATCCGCATTCAGCAGGGCGGCTACGGTGGCGTGGGTAGCACCGTCGACAAGCCCGATTTCAAAGCGGCCAACTTCGGCTACGAGGGCGACGCCTATATGAATGTGATGGGCTACCTCAAATCGGTACCCAAGATGTTCAACGTGGTGCGCAAAGAGTGTGGCGAGGAGATCGAACTGCTCCACGATGTGCACGAGCGGGTGCAGCCTATGGAAGCCATCAACATGATCAAGCAGGTGGAAGAATACCGGCCTTTCTTCATCGAAGACCCTTTTTCGCCCGAAAACATGAAATGGTTCGCCCAGTTGCGGCAAACGACCACCGTGCCCATTGCCATGGGCGAGTTGTTCAACAACATCAACGAGTTCAAGGAGCCGATGGTGAACCAATGGTTCGACTACATCCGGATTCACGTCTCGCAGATTGGCGGCATCACCCCGGCCATGAAAGTAGCGCGGCTGGGCGAGTGGTTCAACGTCCGCACCGCCTGGCACGGACCCGGCGATGTGTCGCCGGTGGGTCACGCGGCCCACGCGCACATCGACCTGGCCGTCTGGAACTTCGGTATTCAGGAAGCGGTGCAGTTTTCGGAGAAGACGCAGGCCGTTTTCAGCGGATGCCCGACGATGAATAAAGGGTACATGTCGGTCAATGAAGTGCCGGGGCTGGGTGTGGACATCAACGAGAAAGAAGCCGCCAAATACCCCATCACGACAAAGTCGAACTGGCAGGTTCGGAAGATGGACGGAACGATTATCAGGCCGTGA
- a CDS encoding hypothetical protein (KEGG: hypothetical protein) — protein MKNSISRFLLFLLPLCGLGGLSGCDEGFTELNTNRVNPTALAPSLVLNKAIISTTYLDGFGTLGMLTYNFGIVQQIITPYGSSLSGANYDQVNGSNTPLVWVNFYRNVLKQLVAVLDQTKSDPLQVNTYNAARIWKAYIFMILTDTYGDVPYFEAGQGYTNEIITPKYDAQQAIYKDILKELDEASAALTTTQAAVTTDILYGGDVAKWKKLGYSFMLRAAMRLTKVDPAMAQSYVAKAVAGGVFQSNADNSIIRHTAIYNNYIANHLAAREKTNFYLAAPFVNYLKENNDPRLPIFAVRYVGAKGGQEQIPARASSDPKVQIGMPMGYNDVSITTTLAQNGVASLWDYSQVNLNTVLKLDAPEFHITYSQVQLLLAEAAVRGWVTGAAADYYARGIRANLEQMASYGSAVSEADIKAYLDTHPLDAAKALELINTQYWVATFLDGNESFANFRRSGFPTLKKNPYPGSEVKGDFIRRLPYPDSEIVVNSGSLNEAIARQGPNTLDTRVWWDKK, from the coding sequence ATGAAAAACAGTATCAGTCGATTTCTTTTATTCCTTCTCCCCCTTTGTGGGTTAGGGGGCCTTTCGGGCTGTGATGAAGGGTTTACCGAACTGAATACCAACCGTGTGAACCCCACAGCGCTGGCCCCTTCGCTGGTGCTTAACAAAGCCATAATCAGCACCACCTACCTCGATGGCTTTGGCACACTGGGGATGCTGACATACAACTTTGGCATTGTGCAGCAGATCATTACACCCTATGGCAGCTCGCTGTCGGGGGCTAATTACGATCAGGTCAACGGCAGCAACACGCCCCTGGTGTGGGTTAATTTCTACCGTAATGTGCTCAAGCAGTTAGTTGCCGTACTGGACCAGACCAAGAGTGATCCCCTACAAGTCAACACGTATAACGCGGCCCGCATCTGGAAAGCCTACATCTTTATGATCCTGACCGACACCTATGGCGATGTGCCGTATTTCGAAGCCGGACAGGGCTATACGAATGAGATCATCACGCCCAAATACGATGCGCAGCAGGCTATCTACAAAGATATTCTGAAGGAACTCGACGAAGCATCGGCCGCGCTGACGACCACCCAGGCCGCCGTAACCACCGATATTCTGTACGGGGGCGACGTTGCCAAATGGAAAAAGCTCGGCTATTCGTTTATGCTGCGGGCCGCCATGCGCCTGACCAAAGTTGACCCGGCCATGGCACAATCGTACGTAGCCAAAGCTGTAGCAGGTGGCGTATTCCAGTCCAACGCCGACAACTCGATTATCCGGCATACGGCCATTTACAACAACTACATCGCTAATCACCTGGCCGCCCGCGAAAAAACCAACTTCTACCTCGCAGCCCCCTTTGTGAACTACCTGAAGGAGAACAACGACCCGCGGCTGCCCATTTTCGCCGTGCGTTACGTAGGTGCCAAAGGTGGTCAGGAACAAATACCAGCCCGTGCCTCCTCCGACCCGAAAGTACAGATCGGCATGCCGATGGGCTACAATGATGTATCCATTACAACGACACTGGCCCAAAACGGAGTGGCCAGCCTGTGGGATTACAGCCAGGTGAACCTGAACACGGTGCTCAAGCTGGATGCACCCGAGTTTCACATCACCTACTCGCAGGTCCAACTGCTGTTGGCCGAAGCCGCCGTTCGGGGCTGGGTGACGGGTGCTGCGGCCGACTACTACGCCAGAGGTATCCGGGCCAATCTGGAACAAATGGCTTCCTATGGATCGGCCGTTTCGGAAGCCGATATAAAAGCGTATCTGGACACTCACCCACTTGATGCGGCCAAAGCGCTGGAGCTGATCAATACGCAATACTGGGTGGCGACCTTCCTGGATGGGAACGAGTCCTTCGCCAATTTCCGGCGCAGCGGCTTCCCCACCCTGAAGAAAAACCCATACCCTGGCTCCGAAGTGAAAGGCGACTTCATCCGGCGGCTACCTTACCCGGATAGCGAAATCGTTGTCAACTCCGGCAGTTTGAACGAAGCCATCGCCCGGCAGGGTCCCAACACGCTCGATACGCGGGTGTGGTGGGATAAGAAGTAA
- a CDS encoding TonB-dependent receptor plug (PFAM: TonB-dependent receptor plug~KEGG: mxa:MXAN_4746 TonB-dependent receptor) → MNKTLIFLGCLLLSCGVTLAQTNRITGKVTGPDKQGLPGVNVLVGGTSVGTATDASGNYAINAPANASLIFSFISYVTQTVPVNNRSIVNVELAEDAKAIDEVVVTALGIKREAKTLGYATATVNAEQINVNRTPNFMSGLQGKMAGVNITSMGTGPAGTAKIRIRGQSSFSGQNNPLIVVNGVPIDNSNYSLGGDFGNRASNSSDGGDGLSSINPDDIETMTVLKGATAAALYGSRAKDGVVMITTKSRGSGKGFGVTYNANFTTDTPLDFTDFQYEYGQGEGGKRPTTEKPTSGVWSFGEKFQPGMTQILFDNKTYPYEPVYNRVRQFYRVGTNFTNTVTVSNNGQNGGFSLSFGNTDNRGIMENNTFNRKVINLGFTQNITQKLTALGNINYSLENNVNPPQLNTQDLSVSTVIFTLANSMPFDALRDNQTLPNGDEFVFSRFLVRNNPYYSMSHKFENVNRSRLFGNVALKYQFTDWLYAQARLAQDYYVRNQEYNIPNGYAPIARAPVGFVNGSYTQDVRQNTERNLDLILGMNKTFGTIGVDVTLGGNHRYARNDYNSVTVQDFVQPGLYTVMNGRIKDPLYSLAEKKINSVFGAATVSYKDFLFLSATARNDWFSTLAPSNRSILYPSVTSSFVFSQAFDNMPAWLSFGKLRAAYAQVGSDNVDPYSNALYFSVDNNSFPNPSGALVPVGGINATVVPNKNLRPLRIQEAEVGLELKLFANKVGFDFTYYHKTTDDQILAAQVSDASSYTSKLINVGRSMNQGLEMLLTFSPVRTTTFRWDVSANVSYNTSKVLKLGLSPNDTVITVSSGGGRTLNQVVGKPIGQLYTFTYLRDAQGRQVFDANSGMPLRNNTLKNVGNALPSYFGGITNTFTYRGIVLSALIDFKLGHKLIAGRNINYMRHGLSKRTLPGRDVGYVIGNGVNPNGEINQTRAAVQPFYESINPLGINEDFVFNAGFWKLRQISLGYDFDKLLPQRFFLKGLRLNAVANNVLIIKKWTENMDPEEVLVSSDNAVGLDFWPGLPPTRSIGFNLNARF, encoded by the coding sequence ATGAATAAAACTCTAATCTTTCTGGGTTGTCTGCTACTGAGTTGTGGCGTTACGCTGGCCCAGACAAACCGAATAACCGGTAAGGTAACCGGCCCCGATAAACAGGGGTTACCCGGCGTAAACGTCCTCGTGGGCGGCACTTCGGTCGGAACGGCCACTGATGCGTCGGGAAATTACGCCATCAATGCACCCGCAAATGCTTCGCTGATTTTTTCATTCATCAGCTATGTAACGCAAACTGTACCCGTCAATAACCGATCCATAGTGAACGTAGAACTGGCCGAAGATGCCAAGGCCATCGATGAGGTGGTTGTTACGGCCCTCGGTATCAAGCGGGAAGCCAAAACGCTGGGGTATGCCACCGCAACGGTCAACGCCGAGCAGATCAACGTAAACCGGACGCCCAATTTTATGAGTGGACTACAGGGCAAAATGGCTGGTGTCAACATCACGTCTATGGGTACTGGTCCCGCCGGAACGGCCAAAATCCGCATTCGGGGGCAGTCGTCGTTCAGCGGACAGAACAACCCGCTGATTGTCGTCAACGGGGTGCCCATCGACAACTCCAACTACTCCCTCGGGGGCGATTTCGGCAACCGGGCTTCCAACAGTTCGGATGGGGGCGATGGACTGAGCAGTATCAATCCCGACGATATCGAGACCATGACCGTACTGAAAGGTGCTACGGCGGCTGCCCTGTACGGCTCACGCGCTAAAGACGGCGTGGTCATGATTACGACCAAAAGCCGGGGGTCGGGCAAAGGCTTCGGTGTGACCTACAACGCCAACTTCACCACCGATACCCCGTTGGATTTTACGGACTTTCAGTACGAATACGGGCAGGGCGAAGGCGGCAAACGACCTACAACGGAGAAACCGACCTCGGGCGTATGGAGTTTCGGCGAGAAGTTCCAGCCGGGCATGACACAGATTCTGTTCGATAACAAAACGTACCCCTATGAACCCGTTTATAATCGGGTACGGCAGTTTTACCGCGTAGGCACCAACTTCACGAATACCGTAACCGTGTCGAACAACGGCCAGAATGGCGGTTTCAGCCTGTCGTTTGGCAACACCGACAACCGGGGTATCATGGAAAACAACACCTTCAACCGAAAGGTGATCAACCTGGGATTCACGCAGAACATCACGCAAAAGCTAACCGCGTTGGGCAACATTAATTACTCGCTGGAAAACAACGTCAATCCGCCCCAGCTAAACACCCAGGACCTGTCTGTATCGACGGTGATTTTTACGCTGGCCAACTCCATGCCTTTCGACGCACTGCGCGACAACCAGACATTGCCCAACGGCGATGAGTTCGTCTTCTCCCGTTTTCTGGTTCGGAATAACCCCTACTATTCCATGAGCCACAAATTCGAGAACGTCAATCGCAGTCGACTGTTCGGGAACGTTGCCCTTAAATACCAGTTCACCGACTGGCTGTACGCACAGGCCCGCCTGGCCCAGGATTATTATGTGCGTAACCAGGAGTATAACATCCCGAACGGCTACGCCCCCATTGCCCGCGCCCCGGTGGGCTTTGTGAACGGTTCCTACACGCAGGATGTCCGCCAGAACACCGAACGGAACCTCGACTTGATTCTCGGAATGAACAAGACGTTTGGCACGATCGGCGTGGACGTCACGCTGGGTGGCAACCACCGCTATGCACGCAACGACTACAACAGTGTAACGGTGCAGGATTTTGTACAGCCGGGCCTGTATACCGTCATGAACGGCCGTATTAAAGACCCGCTCTACAGTCTGGCCGAGAAAAAGATCAACTCCGTGTTTGGGGCGGCTACGGTATCGTACAAGGATTTCCTGTTTTTGAGTGCTACGGCCCGCAATGACTGGTTTTCGACGCTGGCCCCCTCCAACCGGAGCATTCTGTACCCATCCGTTACGAGTAGTTTCGTATTCTCGCAGGCGTTCGACAACATGCCCGCCTGGCTGTCGTTCGGAAAGCTACGCGCGGCTTATGCGCAGGTTGGCTCGGACAACGTCGACCCCTATTCCAACGCGCTGTATTTTTCCGTTGATAACAACTCATTCCCGAATCCTTCTGGCGCTCTGGTACCCGTGGGCGGCATCAATGCAACGGTTGTTCCCAACAAAAACCTGCGTCCGCTGCGCATTCAGGAGGCCGAAGTGGGGCTGGAGCTGAAGCTGTTTGCCAATAAAGTCGGCTTTGATTTCACGTACTACCACAAAACGACGGACGACCAGATTCTGGCCGCTCAGGTTTCCGATGCCTCGTCGTACACCAGCAAGCTGATCAACGTAGGCCGGAGTATGAACCAGGGCCTTGAGATGCTGCTGACCTTTTCGCCCGTCCGGACGACCACGTTCCGTTGGGATGTCAGCGCCAACGTGTCGTACAATACATCCAAAGTGCTGAAACTTGGTTTATCGCCCAACGACACTGTCATTACCGTCAGCAGCGGGGGCGGCCGGACGCTGAATCAGGTAGTGGGCAAGCCCATTGGGCAGTTGTACACCTTCACTTACCTGCGGGATGCGCAGGGTCGGCAGGTTTTCGACGCCAACAGCGGGATGCCGCTGCGCAACAATACCCTTAAGAATGTGGGCAACGCCCTGCCAAGTTATTTTGGCGGTATCACGAACACCTTCACGTATCGAGGCATTGTGCTGTCGGCGCTGATCGACTTCAAGCTGGGCCATAAACTGATTGCGGGCCGCAACATCAACTACATGCGCCACGGCCTGTCGAAGCGGACATTACCGGGTCGGGATGTGGGGTATGTAATTGGCAACGGGGTCAACCCAAACGGAGAAATCAACCAGACGAGAGCCGCCGTACAACCTTTCTACGAATCCATTAACCCGCTGGGCATCAACGAAGATTTCGTGTTCAACGCTGGGTTCTGGAAACTGCGTCAGATATCGCTGGGCTATGACTTCGACAAACTCCTACCCCAGCGTTTTTTCCTGAAAGGTCTGCGGTTAAATGCGGTGGCCAACAACGTCCTGATCATCAAAAAGTGGACCGAGAATATGGACCCCGAAGAAGTGCTGGTGTCGTCGGACAACGCCGTGGGACTGGATTTCTGGCCGGGCCTGCCGCCTACCCGCAGCATAGGCTTCAACCTCAACGCCCGCTTTTGA
- a CDS encoding transcriptional regulator, LacI family (PFAM: regulatory protein LacI; periplasmic binding protein/LacI transcriptional regulator~SMART: regulatory protein LacI~KEGG: pfl:PFL_2104 ribose operon repressor), with translation MSKTKVSIKDIAQRAGVSTALVSYVLNGKEKESRVGQEIATKVRQIAADLNYQPSHLAKSLRSGKTHTIGLVIADISNPFFANIARVVEDEAKRNGYTVIIGSSDENASKSQDLLDVLINRQVDGFIIVSSEDSEEQIRCLNDKHIPFVLLDRYFPDIPSDFVSTDHYKASYDAGTHLVRNRYKHIGMIAYDSQLFHMQERIRGYQDALRDNHVQAHEHWLKRVKISAIDTGVKAAIDSMLAIDQPIDALLFATYSLAVSGLKHINKLGIKVPDDLAIVSFGQAEVFELYYCPITYLKQPIVLLGQTAVELLVKKLTHKLTEPAQILMKAELIERASSKTKKTLTI, from the coding sequence ATGAGTAAGACGAAGGTGTCTATAAAAGATATAGCCCAAAGAGCCGGTGTCTCTACCGCTTTAGTGTCTTACGTATTGAATGGAAAGGAAAAAGAAAGTCGGGTTGGGCAGGAAATAGCAACGAAGGTCCGGCAAATAGCTGCCGACCTGAACTACCAGCCGAGCCATCTGGCAAAGAGTTTACGAAGCGGAAAAACGCATACCATCGGCCTGGTCATCGCCGATATATCGAACCCGTTCTTCGCCAACATTGCCCGGGTGGTTGAAGATGAAGCAAAACGAAACGGATATACAGTTATTATCGGCAGTTCGGATGAAAACGCCAGCAAATCGCAGGATTTACTCGACGTGCTGATTAACCGACAAGTAGATGGGTTTATCATTGTCTCGTCAGAAGATTCGGAAGAACAGATCCGCTGCCTGAACGACAAGCATATTCCTTTTGTGCTGCTGGACCGGTACTTCCCGGATATCCCAAGCGATTTTGTATCAACAGATCATTACAAGGCATCGTATGACGCAGGCACCCACTTAGTCAGGAATCGATACAAACACATTGGCATGATCGCCTATGATTCGCAGCTGTTTCATATGCAGGAACGAATCAGAGGGTATCAGGACGCACTTCGGGATAACCATGTACAGGCACACGAACACTGGTTGAAACGAGTAAAAATCAGTGCAATCGACACCGGCGTGAAAGCGGCCATCGACAGCATGCTGGCTATTGACCAACCCATCGACGCGCTGCTGTTTGCTACCTATAGCCTGGCCGTAAGTGGACTGAAACATATAAACAAGCTTGGCATAAAGGTGCCGGACGATCTGGCTATTGTCAGTTTCGGACAAGCCGAAGTATTTGAATTGTACTACTGCCCGATCACTTACCTCAAACAGCCTATTGTGCTGTTAGGTCAAACGGCGGTTGAATTACTGGTAAAAAAACTGACCCATAAACTAACCGAACCAGCCCAGATACTTATGAAAGCAGAATTGATCGAACGAGCCTCGTCAAAAACAAAGAAAACCCTAACCATCTAG
- a CDS encoding Mandelate racemase/muconate lactonizing protein (PFAM: Mandelate racemase/muconate lactonizing protein~KEGG: mlo:mlr2330 hypothetical protein) — MERRNFIKSALVGSTALWAGWPTSLAQAPPKLKITKIRYYSAPGYNKPLFNQARGIVEIYTDGGIIGIGEGGSKDMIEQCAQMMIGENPFRIEHIWQNVYRGMFYPPGREKLHALGALEMALWDLKGKALGVPVYELLGGATRDYVECYATGFRASKAKTEEERARDCIEAGLRAYRIGPTGGNGEQPFDFYDNAKKTIEICKRIDAAVGGGGKWALDLHTRFDTTEGIKICKALENLEPYFVEDIVRSENPAVYKTVRQMTTVPIAVGEQFGDRWDINEFIEQRLIDYTRVTLPNTGGIGEFKKIASLCETHYAGMIPHFTGPLSTAALVHVLGSSSPTRCLMELGGGEPERPAYFNEDFINFKNGKLYLNPEPGLGVKFDPKKATFVLEVTARTEFPHPILKSPDGAIHNW, encoded by the coding sequence ATGGAAAGACGAAACTTTATCAAGTCGGCGCTCGTCGGTTCAACGGCCCTCTGGGCGGGTTGGCCGACGAGTCTGGCACAGGCACCACCAAAACTAAAAATAACGAAGATCAGGTATTACAGCGCCCCCGGCTACAACAAACCCCTGTTCAACCAGGCGCGCGGCATCGTCGAGATTTACACCGATGGCGGCATTATCGGCATTGGCGAGGGCGGTTCCAAAGACATGATTGAGCAGTGCGCGCAGATGATGATCGGCGAAAACCCGTTCCGCATCGAGCACATCTGGCAAAACGTGTACCGGGGCATGTTCTATCCGCCGGGTCGGGAGAAACTGCACGCACTCGGTGCGCTTGAAATGGCTCTCTGGGACCTTAAGGGGAAAGCGCTGGGTGTACCTGTTTATGAATTGCTCGGCGGAGCAACCCGCGATTATGTCGAGTGTTACGCCACGGGCTTTCGGGCTTCCAAAGCCAAAACAGAAGAAGAGCGGGCGCGTGACTGCATCGAAGCGGGACTTCGTGCCTACCGCATCGGCCCCACCGGCGGCAACGGCGAACAGCCATTCGACTTCTACGATAACGCGAAGAAAACGATTGAGATCTGCAAACGAATCGACGCGGCCGTGGGCGGTGGCGGCAAATGGGCCCTCGATCTGCATACTCGTTTCGATACCACCGAAGGCATCAAGATCTGTAAGGCGCTCGAAAACCTGGAACCTTATTTCGTGGAAGACATTGTCCGCTCCGAAAATCCGGCCGTGTACAAGACTGTCCGCCAGATGACTACCGTACCCATTGCCGTCGGTGAGCAATTCGGCGACCGCTGGGACATTAACGAATTCATTGAGCAGCGACTGATCGACTACACGCGGGTTACGTTACCCAATACCGGCGGCATCGGTGAGTTCAAAAAGATAGCCTCTCTGTGCGAAACGCACTATGCAGGCATGATTCCGCACTTCACGGGGCCACTGTCTACGGCGGCACTGGTACACGTTCTGGGCTCCAGCAGCCCCACGCGCTGCCTGATGGAGCTGGGTGGTGGTGAACCCGAACGACCCGCTTATTTCAACGAAGATTTTATAAACTTCAAAAACGGAAAACTCTACCTGAACCCCGAGCCGGGGCTGGGCGTCAAATTCGACCCGAAGAAAGCAACGTTTGTACTGGAAGTAACCGCCAGAACCGAGTTCCCCCACCCGATTCTAAAAAGCCCCGATGGCGCCATCCATAACTGGTAA